Proteins encoded together in one Bactrocera neohumeralis isolate Rockhampton unplaced genomic scaffold, APGP_CSIRO_Bneo_wtdbg2-racon-allhic-juicebox.fasta_v2 cluster11, whole genome shotgun sequence window:
- the LOC126766034 gene encoding uncharacterized protein LOC126766034, whose protein sequence is MVVLLAGDLRQTFPVITKGTPADEINACLKASTLLVHVKTFSLSTNIKVQLHNDVQSGQYAAALLKIGEDCMAKDGNGMIRLDREFCNVLHNPDDVNNFVYSELLTNMRNREWLCERAILAPTNEMVGQINEQIMSRSGDIVEFFSVDTAMDTEQVTSYPVEFLNSLELSGVPSNKLGVPVLLRRNLDAPRNGTRLQVTYLGRNIVKAIIMTGMEKE, encoded by the coding sequence ATGGTGGTACTTTTAGCGGGCGATTTGAGACAGACTTTTCCGGTTATCACTAAAGGCACCCCTGCAGATGAAATAAATGCGTGTTTAAAAGCGTCAACGTTATTGGTGCACGTAAAAACGTTTAGTCTGTCTACAAATATCAAAGTGCAACTACACAATGATGTACAATCTGGACAATATGCTGCTGCTCTTCTTAAAATTGGAGAAGATTGTATGGCAAAGGATGGTAATGGCATGATTAGATTGGATCGTGAATTCTGCAATGTTTTGCATAATCCAGATGATGTAAATAACTTCGTCTATAGCGAACTGCTAACTAATATGAGGAATAGAGAATGGTTATGTGAAAGAGCAATTTTAGCGCCGACGAATGAAATGGTGGGACAGATAAACGAGCAAATTATGTCACGGTCAGGTGATATTGTTGAGTTTTTCTCTGTAGACACTGCAATGGATACTGAACAAGTAACATCATACCCTGTAGAATTTCTTAATTCTTTAGAGCTGTCGGGAGTACCTTCAAACAAACTAGGCGTTCCTGTCCTTTTAAGGCGGAATTTAGATGCACCAAGAAATGGCACACGGTTGCAAGTAACATACCTCGGTCGCAATATTGTAAAAGCAATCATTATGACTGGAATGGAAAAGGAGTGA
- the LOC126766146 gene encoding uncharacterized protein LOC126766146, whose product MFKFIEQLKSKVKGSHNFPCNTVTHLELQKAKVALITYTQARYFSRDISLLRESKPIDKKSSLLVLNPFLDTKGLLRANGRLANSSLTYNERHPIIIPERSPFATLFLHYIHILMLHAEHRLMQQMVRQEYYIPRLKPQIKKCIFTCKICTMHKQKMRTQIMAALPPERCNFALPFTTTGVDFAGPFQVKASMLRSPTLMKGYVAVFVCFTTKAVHLELCSNLTTEAFLAAFARFVARRGYPSKIMSDNGKTFIGAQRATEKQFVDFLKQVSSDIVQKYAPQGINWQFIPPSAPHMGGLWESAVKSFKSHFKRVAGNYKFNYEEFTTLLNRIEAVLNSRPLTVLSQDPSDLTALTPGHFLKGASHPGHS is encoded by the coding sequence atgttcaaatttatagaacaactcaaaagcaaagtgaagggatcacataatttcccatgcaacacagtgacgcacctagagttacaaaaggcaaaggtcgcactaattacatatacacaagcgcgctatttcagccgcgatatatcgctactaagagaatcgaagccgattgataaaaagagctcactcttagtcctcaacccatttctggacacgaaaggtctgcttcgtgccaatggtcggcttgctaattcgaGCCTGACATACAATGAACGCCACCCCATAATAATCCCAGAGAGGTCACCATTTGCCACACTGTTCCTCCACTACATCCACATtttaatgctacacgccgaacatcgtCTCATGCAACAGATGGTACGCCAGGAGTATTATATCCCCCGTCTTAAgccgcaaatcaagaagtgcatcttcacgtgcaagatttgcactatgcacaagcagaagatgcgaacgcagattatggcagcacttccaccggaacgctgcaatttcgctctgcctttcaccacaacaggtgttgattttgctgggcctttccaggtaaaggcgtccatgttaaggtctcccactctcatgaaaggctatgtggctgtctttgtatgtttcacgacaaaggcagtacaccttgagctgtgtagtaatctgacgacggaggcttttctcgcggcatttgctcgcttcgtcgctcgacgtggctacccatcaaaaatcatgagcgataatggcaaaacctttatcggagctcaacgagccacagaaaagcaatttgtggattttttaaaacaagtgtcatccgacatcgtacaaaagtacgcccctcaaggtatcaattggcaatttatacccccaagcgctcctcatatgggcggtttatgggaatcagctgtaaaaagcttcaaatcccatttcaaacgggtagctggaaattataaattcaattacgaagagttcacgacgttattaaatcgaattgaagccgttctcaattcacggccactcacagtattatcgcaagacccctcagatctcaccgccttaactccagggcatttcCTAAAGGGAGCATCCCATCctggccattcctga